The following are encoded in a window of Candidatus Moraniibacteriota bacterium genomic DNA:
- a CDS encoding peptidoglycan DD-metalloendopeptidase family protein — MSFDFEKKKKSKKKKFFFVVLFSFSLFVSWKLLIGSTKNDNPIESTHARKVLGVEDFLETSPQEKEKSYVEYMVSEGDIPADVFFSQAKWDANDIANLLDSSKDIYDFTNLKIGRKLRFFFLDGEKATRMEYDRDTERSIICDREEKKFSVREEVISYAIEKEKTEITIDSFFYADALESGLTESTILDLADVFAYAIDFSTEIQQGDYSEIVYEKRYKDGERGPDGRVLVASFENSGKKHFAYYFEHEGKSGYYDEEGREIVRQFLKAPLNFRRITSGFTGARLHPITRTVSAHYQIDYSASVGTPVVSTARGTLISATWEGGWGNMVRIRHDNGYTTHYAHLSAFAKGVKSGGSISQGQVIGYVGSTGWSTGPHLDYGMKLNGAPINPLKIDQPKGPLLEGELLEKFWEQKSQYDQLLN, encoded by the coding sequence ATGTCTTTTGATTTTGAGAAAAAAAAGAAGAGTAAGAAAAAGAAGTTTTTTTTCGTTGTTTTGTTTTCTTTCTCTCTTTTTGTTTCTTGGAAATTATTAATAGGATCGACAAAAAATGATAATCCTATAGAAAGTACCCATGCACGAAAAGTTTTGGGTGTAGAAGATTTTTTGGAAACTTCCCCACAAGAAAAGGAAAAATCCTATGTAGAATATATGGTTTCTGAAGGGGATATTCCAGCTGATGTTTTCTTCTCTCAAGCAAAGTGGGATGCAAATGATATCGCAAACCTTCTGGATTCTTCCAAGGATATTTATGATTTTACTAATCTTAAAATTGGGCGGAAATTACGTTTTTTCTTTCTCGATGGGGAAAAAGCGACGCGTATGGAATATGATCGCGATACGGAGAGAAGTATTATCTGCGATCGGGAAGAAAAAAAATTCTCTGTTCGTGAAGAAGTTATTTCTTATGCAATAGAAAAAGAAAAGACGGAAATTACTATCGATTCATTTTTTTATGCAGACGCACTTGAATCTGGTTTGACGGAGTCAACAATTTTAGATTTGGCGGATGTCTTTGCTTATGCTATAGATTTTTCAACTGAAATACAGCAGGGGGATTATTCTGAGATTGTGTATGAAAAAAGATATAAAGATGGAGAAAGGGGTCCTGACGGAAGGGTTCTTGTTGCAAGTTTTGAAAATAGTGGAAAAAAACATTTTGCTTATTATTTCGAACATGAAGGAAAATCTGGTTATTATGATGAGGAGGGGCGAGAAATTGTGCGACAATTTTTGAAAGCACCTTTAAATTTTCGTAGAATCACTTCTGGTTTTACGGGAGCACGATTACATCCTATAACAAGGACAGTTTCTGCTCATTATCAAATTGATTATTCTGCAAGCGTAGGAACTCCTGTGGTTTCTACTGCAAGAGGAACGCTAATAAGTGCCACTTGGGAAGGTGGATGGGGAAATATGGTTCGCATCCGGCATGATAATGGATACACGACACATTATGCTCATTTGAGCGCCTTTGCTAAAGGTGTGAAATCGGGAGGGAGTATTTCTCAAGGTCAAGTTATTGGCTATGTCGGTTCGACGGGATGGTCCACAGGTCCACATCTTGATTATGGAATGAAGCTTAATGGTGCGCCTATAAATCCTCTCAAAATAGATCAACCAAAAGGACCTCTTTTGGAAGGGGAGCTTCTTGAAAAATTTTGGGAACAAAAATCTCAATATGATCAATTATTAAATTGA